A single Triticum dicoccoides isolate Atlit2015 ecotype Zavitan chromosome 2A, WEW_v2.0, whole genome shotgun sequence DNA region contains:
- the LOC119359040 gene encoding L-type lectin-domain containing receptor kinase SIT2-like: MATKLHRSILAYSLCLMILSLGPDHVALCTAQAQSFVYSGFRGADITLDGSAMVQPGGLLQLTNSSDIIGYAFHRAPLRFRHGAGGTVRSFSLSFVFAVQSEFDKESSGGMAFFVAPGRNFSGAMPGSFLGLFNASTNGRPDNRIFVAELDTFGNGEFKDIDSNHVGIDVNGLISVEAHTAGFYDHKTGSFTNLSLNSGDPMQLWVDYDAQITQVVSTLAPLGAAKPRRPLFTATTNLSDVLEDPSFVGFSGASGSLSTLYSVLGWSFGLDGPAPAINITNLPKLFRGRQEVRSKVLQIVLPIATAVFIAAVGTAITLLVRRHRRYAELREDWEVEFGPHRFSYKDLYHATEGFKNKNLLGEGGFGKVYKGVLPVSNLEVAVKKVSHESRQGMKEFIAEVVSIGRLRHRYLVQLLGYCRREHELILVYEYMPNGSLDKYLHCGEDKPTLDWTQRFGIINGIACGLWYLHEKWEKVVIHRDIKASNVLLDGEMNGRLGDFGLARLYDHGTDLQTTHVVGTMGYLAPELLRSGKASPLTDVFAFGTFLLEVACGQRPIKQDSKDEHIMLVDWVREHCHNGTLLQTVDTRLHGNYDKDKASMVLKLGLLCLHPLPSARPSMKQVMEYLDGETALPEMAPTHINNVNMMQIRGFPDLTTSIGTFSGLSGGR, from the coding sequence ATGGCCACCAAGCTGCATAGATCCATCCTTGCGTACTCTTTGTGCCTCATGATCCTCTCCCTTGGCCCCGACCATGTAGCTCTCTGCACTGCGCAGGCGCAGTCGTTCGTCTACTCCGGCTTCCGGGGAGCAGATATCACCCTCGACGGCTCCGCCATGGTCCAACCCGGCGGACTCCTCCAGCTGACCAACAGCTCCGACATCATAGGCTACGCGTTCCACCGGGCTCCCTTGCGCTTCCGTCACGGCGCCGGCGGCACGGTGCGATCCTTCTCGCTCTCCTTCGTGTTTGCCGTCCAGTCCGAGTTCGACAAGGAGAGCAGCGGCGGCATGGCCTTCTTCGTCGCCCCCGGCAGGAACTTCTCCGGCGCCATGCCAGGCAGTTTCCtaggcctcttcaacgcctcgacCAACGGCCGCCCCGACAACCGCATCTTCGTGGCCGAGCTCGACACCTTTGGCAACGGGGAGTTCAAGGACATAGACAGCAACCATGTCGGCATCGACGTCAACGGGCTAATCTCCGTTGAAGCCCACACGGCTGGTTTCTATGATCACAAGACTGGTAGCTTCACAAACTTATCTCTGAATAGTGGAGATCCGATGCAACTGTGGGTCGATTATGATGCACAGATCACACAGGTCGTGTCGACCTTGGCTCCCCTCGGCGCTGCCAAACCTCGCAGGCCATTGTTTACAGCCACCACCAACCTCTCCGATGTGCTCGAGGACCCATCTTTTGTTGGCTTCTCGGGTGCATCCGGCTCACTCAGCACGCTCTACTCCGTGCTTGGTTGGAGCTTTGGCCTGGATGGCCCTGCCCCGGCAATCAACATCACAAATTTGCCCAAGTTGTTCCGTGGTCGTCAGGAGGTTCGATCTAAAGTCTTGCAGATCGTCCTTCCGATTGCCACCGCAGTGTTCATCGCGGCCGTGGGAACCGCCATCACCCTTCTCGTACGAAGGCATCGGAGGTATGCCGAGCTACGGGAGGATTGGGAGGTGGAGTTCGGGCCACATCGCTTCTCGTACAAGGACCTGTACCATGCGACGGAAGGATTCAAGAACAAGAACCTCCTAGGCGAAGGAGGCTTTGGGAAAGTATACAAAGGAGTACTCCCGGTATCCAACTTGGAGGTAGCCGTGaagaaagtgtcccatgagtcaaggcaggggatgaaggagttcatcgccGAGGTCGTAAGTATTGGTCGCCTTCGACACCGCTACCTAGTGCAGTTGCTTGGTTATTGCCGGCGTGAACATGAGCTCATTCTGGTGTATGAGTACATGCCGAATGGCAGTCTTGATAAGTACCTGCATTGTGGAGAGGACAAGCCGACACTTGACTGGACCCAGAGGTTTGGGATCATCAATGGGATAGCATGTGGCTTGTGGTATCTACACGAGAAATGGGAAAAGGTTGTCATACATAGAGACATAAAAGCAAGCAATGTGCTCCTTGATGGTGAAATGAATGGACGGCTCGGTGATTTTGGCCTGGCAAGGTTATATGATCATGGTACCGACCTACAAACCACACATGTGGTTGGCACCATGGGTTATCTAGCCCCAGAGTTGCTACGCTCGGGCAAGGCTTCTCCTCTTACAGATGTTTTTGCCTTCGGCACATTCCTTCTTGAGGTAGCATGTGGACAGAGACCCATTAAGCAAGACTCCAAAGACGAACACATCATGCTGGTGGATTGGGTACGCGAGCATTGTCACAATGGAACCCTCTTGCAAACTGTGGACACAAGGCTTCATGGTAACTATGACAAGGACAAGGCCAGCATGGTGTTGAAGCTAGGGCTCTTGTGCTTGCATCCGTTGCCCAGTGCGAGGCCTAGCATGAAGCAAGTCATGGAGTACCTCGACGGAGAGACCGCACTGCCGGAGATGGCACCCACACATATCAACAACGTCAATATGATGCAAATCAGAGGATTTCCCGACCTAACGACGAGCATCGGCACATTCTCTGGTCTCTCAGGGGGGCGATGA